One Algoriphagus sp. Y33 genomic window, GTTATTTCAAAAATCAATTTGCCGGGATTTCGTTTGATTTTGAGCTGGATGTAATCCAGTGCATTGCACTTGTGGGAGTGGATGATCAGATTGGCACATACCTCTTCTACCGCCAGTGTGACCTGGTGGCGGTCGATGTCAGACATATGCAGTTCTCCCAAGGTCTTCTTCAAAAAGACCCGCAACTCTGAGAGTGCTGCTGTTTGACAGGATATTTTCATCTGATGTTTCATTTCAGGTAAGCAGTGCTGATTTTTTGTCAGGATAAATGCGGATTAACTGGTCTAAGCCCAAAATTTTGAATACTTCAAACACGCGGTCGGAAAGTGAATATATTTTCAGGTCGATTTCTTTTTCCTGAAAATCTTCCAGATAGGACATGAATACGCCCAATCCCGCGGAAGAAATATATTCCAGTCCCGCCCCATCTACCAAGATAGACCTACTGCCACCGGAGACCATTTTTGTGATCGCCTCGTCCAGTATTACAGAGTTGCTGGCATCCACTTCGCCTTTGAGCAGCAAAATGTCATGTCCGTTTTCTTGTTGGGTTTCTATCGTTAGCATTTTTCAGCAATCATTATTTTGTTCGGTAAATTTCACCACCATAATGGAATAATCGTCGTCAATCAACCCATCGCCACCAACAAAGGCATGCAAGGAATCTATCATTTGTGTCTGAATTTCCAGCGGATTTAGTTCGTGATAAACTTCTAATAAAGTTCTGATGCGGTCATAACCGAATTGATGGGATTTTTCGTTTTTTGCTTCTACTATACCATCGGTAAATAGCACCAGCACATCACCTGACTGATAGGTAAATGTCTTTTCCACAACGTGTTTTTCATACTGCATGTTTCTTAAAATACCCAAACCCAGCCCATCTATCTCCAAATAGGCAGATTTGTTCTGTTTTTTCTGATGAAAAAGAGTCGGAACATGTCCGGCACGTGAATGGCAGATGGTTTGTTTTGCAGTGTTGATGATGAAAATCGAAGCGGTGATGAAATGGTTTCTTTCCAGGCATCTACTCAATGCTGCATTGGCCTTGATCATAAAATCTGAAGGGCTGAGATTCAGTTGAATGAGGCTTTGGAAAATTCCTTTCATCTGAGACATATGAAAAGCCGCAGAAGTTCCTTTTCCTGACACATCTCCAATAATCAATACATAGCGATCCTCGTCCAGCTTAAACGTGTCGTAATAATCACCTCCCACTTCATCAGCAGCATGGGAGTAGGCACAAATGTCAAAGAACTGATTATGATCCAATTTGGTGGGAAGCAGCGCTTTTTGTACTCGTTGAGCTATTTTTAATTCCTCTTGATAGCGCTCGTTGAGTATAGCCTGATTGAGCAATCGATGATTTTCTACCGCAATACAGGCTTGTCTGCCAAATGTGCTGATGATGTTCAACATTTCTTTATTGAAACCATCACGGACCTCTTTGCACAGTACTATTTTTCCAATCACAGATTTGTTGATTACCAAAGGAACCAACAGTACCGATTCAAACTTCGGATGGGTTAGCCTGAGACTGATTGGACTTAGGTTGTCAGGGCGCTTTTCGGCAGCCCATTCTTGGACAGTCTTCTGTTGTTGGATTAGATCCGAAATTTCTTCTCTGGTTTTTCTGTCGATAAAGCGTTCTTGGAAAATACCGCCGGGAAACTCTTCGCTGGTCATCGCCAGCCAGGCGGCATCCGCATACGCTGCACTCATGCAGGAATCCATCAGAATGTCCAGTACTTGTTCCTCGTTTTCTTCCGGCTGAATGGATTGACTCAGGCGCTGGAAGTTGATCGCCTCTGTCAGCTTTTGTTCAAAGACCGAAGAAGTGGGAAGATTAAAGAGGGTTACAAGGAAACTGAGGACAGCATAAATCAACACAAACCAAAACAATGAGATCAGGAATAAATTCCACGTCAAATTCACGGGATAGACCCTTTCGCTTTCATGGGAGAAAGTGTACCATAACAAATAACCGATAGATGCTATAATTACGGCTAGAAAAAGCAGGGATTTCCACTTCTCCTTGAAGGTCAAATAAGGAATCCATTTCAAATTGGTGGAGAGTATTACTGCCAATATTCCCAGAAGAACCAGCCCAAAGAAGAAAGGGTATTCGTTTGCCCCCCTATCAAAAAACACGAGAAACATCGCAATCAACATGGCTATTTCGTAAGCCTGCCATTGTTTGACTACACGCTTGGTTTTTTGATAAAGGATAAGGTGCTGCCAAAGAAGAGACGTGGAGATCAAAAATATCGTCAACAACCCGAAACGAACGTGATAAAAGAAGGTTTGAAGAAAGGGCTCTGTGGAAAGCTTGCTTTCTCCCAGCGAACTATAAAACAATTCAATGATAATATAAACAGCCACTGCAAAAATCCCGGTGGATGCCCCTCTCCATATGAGATTCAGGAAATCACTTTGAGAGCTTTTTACGATTGAGTATTTATAAAAACCATAGACGGTTATGTAGAAAAGTGTTTGCAGAATCCAGGTGAACTCTACAGCAATTCCCGAATCCAATTGATTGAGAACTCCAAAAAGTCTGACCAAATTCACAAACAGCAAAGCAAGCCATACCAGGATGGCGAGCAACAAGCTTAGCTTTCCGATATGGATTGGTGGTAGTTTGATCATGAATGTGCTTCCACAATAATACTCATTCAGATTGGAAAATTTTGAAAGAGGGTGACTTACTCAGTATGGGGAGGTGTTAAAAAGTCTAAATTCATAAGACAGCAAAGAATCCCTAAACTACATACAGACCAAATCCTCGATCACTCCAGCTCCGTACCTCTCGTCGATCAGTACAAGTACTTTGCTTTTATTCATTAATAATTCCTTTTTAACCGGTCCTGAGCTTAATTTCACGAAGAGTTTTTTGTCCCGGATAAATACAGAGGTGGTTCGGTCTGCAATGGTTTTTCCCACTAGATCTGGCCAATCGTGAACCAAAGACTTTTCTCTGAATTTACCTTCCAAACGATAGGCTTTTAGCAGATCATTGAAAGCTGACTCCAACGGTGCCACTTCCTTCTTTCTACTGAAATATCCATCCTTACTCATAGGTCTACTGGTCTTGTCTTAAAAGAAAAGTGCCGCTGCAATGCTATCCGCAAGGAGTTTTCCACTTTTGCTCAAAGATAGGTTTTTATCCTTCCAAATCAGCCAACCCTCACGATCCATCTGATCCAAGATGGATTTTTTGGAAGCTAAGAGGTCTTTACTGAAATCTTTGTGGATAACTCCAAGATCTATTCCCCACAGAGTCCGCAAGCCAGTAAGTATATATTCGTTTAATCGCTCCTCATCAGAAAGGTTATCCACAGCGAATGGAATTGTCCCGTCTTCCAGGTTTTTCAGGTATAGTGAATTGTTTGAAGGATTTGCCCCTCTGTTTTTCCCGTCAAAAGAATGAGCACTGGGCCCCACGCCTAAATAAGGTACGCCTTTCCAGTAGTTTGTGTTGTGCAGGGCAAATTGACCGTGCTTGCCAAAGTTGGATACTTCGTATTGTATGTAGCCGGCTTTGTCACTTAGTTCTTGGAGTATTTCAAATTGCTCTGCCACAAAATCCTCTTCAGCTGGCTGGAATTTTCCTTTTTCAGTCCAGCTGCCAAGTGCAGTTTTGGGTTCTACAGTGAGAGCATAGCTGGAAATATGTCCCGGATTCTGAGCAATTGCTTCGGATAAATCACGCTTCCACAGTTCGTGGGTTGGCTGTGGATAACCATAAATCAGATCCAGACTGAATTTTTCAAATCCAACTTTTCTTGCCTTTTCTATCGCAGATTTAGACTCTTTTGAGCTATGGGCTCGATTGTAGAATTTTAAAACATCCTCGTCGAAACTTTGAATGCCCAGGCTTAGCCGGTCTATGCCCAGACTTTTCCAAGAAAGCAACTTATCCACATCCAAATCGTCCGGGTTTGCTTCAAGAGTCACCTCCCGCCAATCTGAGTTGTAGGTGATTGAAATTTGGTTTAGGATTTTTTCAATCAGTTGCGGTTGTAGAAGAGAGGGGGTCCCCCCGCCGAAGTAGATGGTTTCTACAGAGGTCTTTTGAAGGTAATCTGCTCTTAATTTCAATTCACGGCAAATCATTTCGGCCATCTGATCCATGCGTTCCAGATTGGTGCTGAAGTGAAAGTCGCAATAGTGGCAAGCCTGCCTACAAAAAGGAACGTGTATGTATATGCCCGACAAAGTGAATTGTATTATTTTGCAAATATAACCAATCCGATCCAGTCCTTTGAAAACCTTCTTTCTGGCATGCATGCTTTTATTATTTGCCGGAGGAGAAATGTGTAAAGCTCAAAATGCGTATTGGGTACGATGGTCAAGCGAGGATCCGCAACATTATGCGGATTGGGAGGCTTTTACTTCTAGGGCAGCTGGAGATACCTACCTCGATTCTATTCAAAATGTCTTTCAAAATAAAGGTTATCTTAGTCTTTATTTAAAGGAGAAAGTTTCAGTCTCTGATTCTTTACAGGTGCAAATCATTCTCGGAGAGAAATATTTCTGGGAATCAGTTGCTCAGGGAAATGTTCCTGAGGAATTATATGGGGATATTGATACGCTAACCCGTGAGTATGCTTCTGCCTTCAGGTGGATGCAGGATGTAGTCAGAGAAGCAGAGAATATCGGCTATCCTTTTGCCCGGATAAAACTTGATAGCATGCAGAGAAATGGGAATGCGCTTTCTGCTGTTTTTGCATACGATGCCGGACCGCTCATACTTTGGGATAGCTTGGAAGTAGTAGGAAGCGCCAAAACAAGGGGAGGATATATACAGAATATAACCGGAATTAGACCCGGTCAGCCTTTTTCCCAAAAGCAATTGGATGAGGCAAATCAAGTGCTTAGCCGTTCTCCTTATTTTGTACTTACCCGTCCGGCCGAAGTTAATTTCCAGATCAAAAAAGCCCGGCCCATATTTACTTTGCGTGATAGAAATACCAATGTGCTGGATGGGATAATTGGATTGCTGCCCAATGCAAATAAACCGGGTAAAATGCTTATTACAGGACTGTTGGATTTGGAACTGTACCATTTGGGAGGTAAGGGGAGAGATGTGACGTTGCATTGGCAGCGTCTGAACGTAAAGACACAGTCGCTGGACATATCGGCTAAGGAATCGTTTTTGTTCAATTCTCCACTGGATGTCCGGTTGGGGTTTAATTTGCTGAAGCAAGATTCTGCTTTTTTGAACAGGTACTTAAGTTTGGATTTTGGCTATCATCTGAGCACAAAAAGCTACCTGCGTTTTTTCACCGGAAGACAATCCAGTGCTGTCCTCAATACGGAGGTTTTTCGTGATGTGGACGAGCTTCCTGATATAGCAGATTTTCGATGGAATCAGTATGGGGTAGGTTGGATTTGGGATAAACTGGATTCTCCCTATTTTCCAAGACGGGGTTTTTTGCTCAGCGGTGAATTTGCTTTGGGAAATAAGAAGATTCTGGAAAACACTGGATTTCCAAGGAAGGTGTATGCGGAGTTGGAATTGAACAGTCCACAGTATCTGGGAAAGGGTGAAGTAGAGAAGCATGTTTTCATCAAAAAAAACTGGGGAGTATGGATGAAGGCAAGCGGGGGATTCACCCAAAATCAAAATTTGCTCTTGAATGATTTATTTAGATTGGGAGGATTGAAGAGTATTAGAGGCTTCAATGAAAACTTCTTTTTTGCACGATCTTATGGCTACATGAATATGGAGCAGCGGCTTTTTTTTGGGGAAAACTCATTTCTTATGGTTTTTGCTGACTTTGGGATTCTGGAAAACCCGTACTTTGCGCCTGCGCCGGACAAACCTATCTCTTTTGGTGCCGGTATCAATCTTGATACCGGCACCGGTGTCTTTCGATTTATTTACGGAGTCGGAAAATCTAATTTGCAACCTTTACAATTCTCCTATTCTAGGATACATTTTGGCTATTTAGCCAGATTTTGAGTATGAAAAAATTGATCAACAAGTCAATAATTATCCTGTCATTATTTGTACTGACCGGGCACTATGCGTTTTCACAGGTTTTGGAAGATTACAATACAAAATGGGAAGAAGGAGAGCGTGAGACTTGGTTTAGTTCTAACGATAGATTGATGGTGGATCTGGATTTGGAGACTTTTCCATTGGCCCATTTTTCTTTTGAGTTTCCGGATCATTCCGTGGTTTTTGTGGGAGAGAAACTTTGGTTTTTCACGGATCAGGATACTGCATTCACAGCCCAGGTGAGAGAGTTCAGAGAAGAATTTTCGGCGGATAAGGTAAATCTTACAGTTTTCAAAAACGGAATTTCTTCAGAGCAGGCAAGTGTAAAGAAAATCTTAAAATTCCAGGATACTAATTCCGGCGCAGGAGATAGGGTGTTTTTCTCTAAAAGCAGGAATTTTGACAGGCAGAACATCCGTGATTTTTTTGGTGTTGGACTGCTGATTTCGTTATTGTTGATAACACTTTACAAATTGGCTTATCCTTTTATTTTTGAGATAATGATCAAACCCATTTCATTGTTGAATGCGGAAGATTTTTCTGAGAGTGGGAGCTTGCAGAAGTTCTTTTCCATAGATATTTTGTTTTACGTGTTTTTAGTGAATATGCTGTTGTCTTTGGCGATGGTGACCGGGCTTGTTGTGTTCCGTCAAGAATGGTTCGAGGCAAGACTAGAACTGAGCTTTGCTGTACTGATTTCGCTATGGATAGGGGGAGCTTTTCTTCTTTTATTACTTACTATTCTCAAATTTACAGCTATAAAAGCATTGTCATTTTTGTTTGATTTGGGGAAATTGGAATTTCCTCATTTCTTTTATTTGCTTCGTTTGGTGGCTATTACAACTATTGGATTGATAGTGGTCAGTGCTTTTTTTTTATTAAATCAATTTTCAGCTATCAAGACAGCTCTAGAGCTTTCGTTCACGGGCTTTTTCTGGATGTATATTTCAGGTATCCTTGGGTTGTTCCTAATTATGGTGAATAAACTTGGCTTTAAGAAATATCATTTATTTACTTACCTTTGCATCGCAGAATTAGTGCCCTTTTTAATCTTGGCCAAATTGGTGATTGATTTGGGCCATTAATTCCGGAAATCATCAAAAGGAATAATAGAAGCATGAGCGCAGTTACCAAAGACAGGTTTAGACCAGTAAAAAGTATTCTAGTATCTCAACCAGCCCCGGCGGGTGCAAATTCTCCCTATGTACAGCTGGCAGAGAAATATAACCTGAAGATTGACTTTCGTCAGTTTATTAAGGTTGAGCCTGTGGTTCCCAAGGAATTCCGTAAGCAGAAGATTGATATTCTGAAGCATACAGCGGTGATATTCACAAGCCGAAATGCGATAGATCATTTCTTTGCTATCTGTAAGGACTTCAAAATCGAGATGCCTGCGGACATGAAATATTTCTGTATTTCTGACCAAACGGCACATTATCTCCAAAAATATATAGTAATCCGTAAGCGGAAATTATTCGTAGGTCAGAAGACGGCGCAGGACTTATTCGATTATTTCAAAAAGCATAAATCGGAGAAGTATTTATTTCCTTGTTCGGACATTCGGAAAGATGATATCCCGGAATACATGGAGAAGAATGGGATTGCATTTACAGAAGCTATTATTTACCATACATTGGAAGCAGATTTATCTGATTTGGCTGATGTGAAATATGATATTTTAGCTTTTTTCAGTCCATCCGGAATAAAATCCCTTAAGATCAATTTTCCTGATTTTGAACAGGGCAATACGAGGATTGCTGCTTTTGGACCGACCACAGCACAAGCGGTTAGAGATGTGGATTTGATTTTGGATATTGAAGCTCCTATGCCAAATGCCCCAAGTATGACGGGCGCATTGGAACTTTACATTAAAAAGGTGAATAATTTGTAAAACTATAGAATCTAAATCTGTGGTTTTTCAGTTTAAATTCCTACAATAGTTGTTACATTGGACTAAACCACTATACGATGATTCAAGAAGGCCATTCGAAATACTTTTTGAGATATTTCACTCTCTTGTTACTCTTTTTTGAGATTTCTTCGGTGATGGCCCAGCAGGATCCTCAATTTACCCAATACATGTATAATGGCATGTATTATAATCCCGCTTTTGCGGGTAAAGAAGGTGGGTTTAGGTTCTCGGCCCTTCACCGGTCACAGTGGTTGAATTATACTACAAATTCCGGACAGGGAGGAGCGCCTACTACACAATTGATTACAGCCCAAGGAAGAGTGGAGGGAAAGAATATCGGATACGGGCTTACGCTTGTCAATGATCAAATAGGCGCAACGGGGAATTTGGAAATCAATCTGCAGGGAGCCTATCACAAAAAACTCAACAGATCTACATTGAGCTTTGGTGCGTATATAGGGATGTATTCAAGTTCAATAGATTATGGAGAGCTTATAGTGGTGAATCCTGAACCAAATCTTCCGAATTCGGGGAACGAAAGCCAGATTAATTTCAACGTAGGAGCAGGACTTCTATTGGATACACGCGATTACTATATTGGTTTGAGCAGTAGGCATATCAATGAGCCGAACTTCGATTTTGGGGATGGTTCTTATGCAAATCAGTTGAAAAACCATTCGTACTTGTTGTTGGGATATAGATTTAGACCGGTAGGCCCGCTTGCTATTGAGCCTAGTCTACTTTTAAAAACAGTCTCTTTCAATAATTTTTCTTATGAAGTGAGCGTTATTGCTACGCACCAAAATAAGATTAGTGGGGGGATTGGATTTAGAGGTGAGGAATCGGTTTCTTTTATTCTTGGCTACAGTCTTTTAAGAGACAACTCGCTCAAATTGGGCTATGCATTTGACTTAGTCGTTGGTGGCTTGGAAGCCAAATCGCCCACAAGTCATGAGCTGATGCTTCGCTATGCTTTGTCCGATGTAGGCAGAGAAGTGCAGCGTGTAATCCAAAGAACTCCTAGGTTCAGATTTTGAAATTGTCTGAAATAGTGGATTTTGTATTGGATGAGTTTTAACTACAGATTATCATTGTCCCATATTTTGGCAGGTTATTTGCATTATTGTGCCAAATTCAGCTAAATTTCGAATCTTGAAGATACTTTACACAGCGTAATTATTTGATGCACGAAAAAACGTCATTTATGTATAGAAAAATTAATGTTCGCTTAATGCCCATAACCTTAGGTTTGGCACTGGTGACACTTTTGCCGGGTTGCGGCCTTTTTGGAAAGAAAGGAGCAGCAAGCGAAAAGTTGAACAGAAGAGGAGAGGTGACGGGAGTTCCTAAGCGAACTAACTGGCAGCAGAACCTACCTTACGATATGGTTCCCGTTAAGGCTGGAACTTTTTGGATGGGACAAGCTGATGAAGATATTGCTTACACGCAATCCGCACTCAACAAACAGATTACCATTTCAGAATTTTTTATGGACAAGTACGAAGTGTCCAATAATAAGTACCGCCAATTTTTGGAAGCTGTGAAAAGTGGGACTTATGAGACGGGTACACCTACCACATTGAAAGATCCTCCCCAGTTGAATTACGAAGAACTTAAACCTGACACTACTGTTTGGTCGACGAGTTTTGCCTATCACTACGGAGATCCATTGATGGAGTTTTACTTTGATCATCCCGCTTTTGATAATTACCCTGTAGTTGGGGTTTCTTGGGATCAGGCAAAGAAATACTGTGAATGGAAAACCTATCACATGAGAGCAAATGACGAAAGTGATTTTGACGGTCCGGCATTTCAGCTTCCCTCTGAAGCAGAATGGGAGTATGCGGCCAAAGGAGGGAAAGACGTAGCCAAGTATCCTTGGGGTGGCCCTTACTTAAAGAACAAGAGAGGTTGCTTGATGGCTAACTTCAAACCGGGACGCGGTAATTATATAGATGATGGCTTTGCTTACACTGCTCCTGTGGATGTATTTGCTCCAAATGGTTATGGACTATACAACATGTCCGGGAATGTAGCCGAATGGGTTCTGGATGCTTATGCTACTACGTCAAGTACGATCATGTGGGATTTGAACCCGGTGTATGATGATCCTAATGAGCCTAGAAAAGTTGTAAGAGGCGGAAGTTGGAAAGATATCGCCCATTATCTGGAAACGAGTACAAGAACCTATGAATACGAGGATGTAGCTCAGGCACACATTGGATTCAGAACAAAAATGACATTTATTGGCCGTTCTGGCGCAATGGATATAAAAAGCTCTACACGAAGAAGAAGATAACCTTTATCCTATAACAAAAACAACTACCTAACAACTTATTACTTCATTTCACATGGCTAGTAACAGCAACTCATTTTCAGCAAAATTTTATTCCAGCATAATGCCAAAAATTTATGGTATTGGTGCAGCAGTGGTTATTCTTGGTGCTATGTTTAAAATTTTGGATTTACCATTCGCCAACTGGATGATTGGTATTGGACTTAGTACTGAGGCATTTATATTTTTCCTTTCAGCATTTGAGCCACAACATCAAGATGTAGATTGGTCGAAGGTTTATCCAGAACTGGCAGGTGATGCACCTGCTGCTCCAAAGGCGCAAAGAGTAGTGACAAGTGGTGGAGATCAAATCACCCAGAAATTGGACGAGATGCTTGCAAATGCGAAGGTAGGGCCTGAATTGATAGAAAGCTTGGGTAAAGGAATGCAGAATCTTGCTGTTTCTGCTGAGAAAATGGGCAATCTGTCCGATGCTGCTGTGGCAACCAATGAATACGCTACCAATGTGAAATCTGCCGCCAAAACGTTGGTAGACATGAACGCTTCATACAGCAAAACCGCAGCTGCTCTTACAGAAATGTCTTCTGCATCCCAGGATGCCAAAGCATATCATACACAGGTGGTGACCGTCACTAAAAATCTTTCCGCTTTGAATTCTGTCTATGAAATGGAACTTCAAGATGCGAATAGTCATGTGAAAACATTGAACAAATTCTATGCGAACATGACTGCAGCAATGGAAGGCCTTACCGAAGCCGGTAAAGAGACACAAGCATTTAAAACTGAATTATCAAAATTGAATCAGAACGTTAGTTCATTGAATAAAATCTATGGTGG contains:
- a CDS encoding DUF4271 domain-containing protein gives rise to the protein MKKLINKSIIILSLFVLTGHYAFSQVLEDYNTKWEEGERETWFSSNDRLMVDLDLETFPLAHFSFEFPDHSVVFVGEKLWFFTDQDTAFTAQVREFREEFSADKVNLTVFKNGISSEQASVKKILKFQDTNSGAGDRVFFSKSRNFDRQNIRDFFGVGLLISLLLITLYKLAYPFIFEIMIKPISLLNAEDFSESGSLQKFFSIDILFYVFLVNMLLSLAMVTGLVVFRQEWFEARLELSFAVLISLWIGGAFLLLLLTILKFTAIKALSFLFDLGKLEFPHFFYLLRLVAITTIGLIVVSAFFLLNQFSAIKTALELSFTGFFWMYISGILGLFLIMVNKLGFKKYHLFTYLCIAELVPFLILAKLVIDLGH
- a CDS encoding SpoIIE family protein phosphatase, with translation MIKLPPIHIGKLSLLLAILVWLALLFVNLVRLFGVLNQLDSGIAVEFTWILQTLFYITVYGFYKYSIVKSSQSDFLNLIWRGASTGIFAVAVYIIIELFYSSLGESKLSTEPFLQTFFYHVRFGLLTIFLISTSLLWQHLILYQKTKRVVKQWQAYEIAMLIAMFLVFFDRGANEYPFFFGLVLLGILAVILSTNLKWIPYLTFKEKWKSLLFLAVIIASIGYLLWYTFSHESERVYPVNLTWNLFLISLFWFVLIYAVLSFLVTLFNLPTSSVFEQKLTEAINFQRLSQSIQPEENEEQVLDILMDSCMSAAYADAAWLAMTSEEFPGGIFQERFIDRKTREEISDLIQQQKTVQEWAAEKRPDNLSPISLRLTHPKFESVLLVPLVINKSVIGKIVLCKEVRDGFNKEMLNIISTFGRQACIAVENHRLLNQAILNERYQEELKIAQRVQKALLPTKLDHNQFFDICAYSHAADEVGGDYYDTFKLDEDRYVLIIGDVSGKGTSAAFHMSQMKGIFQSLIQLNLSPSDFMIKANAALSRCLERNHFITASIFIINTAKQTICHSRAGHVPTLFHQKKQNKSAYLEIDGLGLGILRNMQYEKHVVEKTFTYQSGDVLVLFTDGIVEAKNEKSHQFGYDRIRTLLEVYHELNPLEIQTQMIDSLHAFVGGDGLIDDDYSIMVVKFTEQNNDC
- a CDS encoding type IX secretion system membrane protein PorP/SprF, translated to MIQEGHSKYFLRYFTLLLLFFEISSVMAQQDPQFTQYMYNGMYYNPAFAGKEGGFRFSALHRSQWLNYTTNSGQGGAPTTQLITAQGRVEGKNIGYGLTLVNDQIGATGNLEINLQGAYHKKLNRSTLSFGAYIGMYSSSIDYGELIVVNPEPNLPNSGNESQINFNVGAGLLLDTRDYYIGLSSRHINEPNFDFGDGSYANQLKNHSYLLLGYRFRPVGPLAIEPSLLLKTVSFNNFSYEVSVIATHQNKISGGIGFRGEESVSFILGYSLLRDNSLKLGYAFDLVVGGLEAKSPTSHELMLRYALSDVGREVQRVIQRTPRFRF
- a CDS encoding BamA/TamA family outer membrane protein, with the protein product MLLLFAGGEMCKAQNAYWVRWSSEDPQHYADWEAFTSRAAGDTYLDSIQNVFQNKGYLSLYLKEKVSVSDSLQVQIILGEKYFWESVAQGNVPEELYGDIDTLTREYASAFRWMQDVVREAENIGYPFARIKLDSMQRNGNALSAVFAYDAGPLILWDSLEVVGSAKTRGGYIQNITGIRPGQPFSQKQLDEANQVLSRSPYFVLTRPAEVNFQIKKARPIFTLRDRNTNVLDGIIGLLPNANKPGKMLITGLLDLELYHLGGKGRDVTLHWQRLNVKTQSLDISAKESFLFNSPLDVRLGFNLLKQDSAFLNRYLSLDFGYHLSTKSYLRFFTGRQSSAVLNTEVFRDVDELPDIADFRWNQYGVGWIWDKLDSPYFPRRGFLLSGEFALGNKKILENTGFPRKVYAELELNSPQYLGKGEVEKHVFIKKNWGVWMKASGGFTQNQNLLLNDLFRLGGLKSIRGFNENFFFARSYGYMNMEQRLFFGENSFLMVFADFGILENPYFAPAPDKPISFGAGINLDTGTGVFRFIYGVGKSNLQPLQFSYSRIHFGYLARF
- a CDS encoding ATP-binding protein; this translates as MKISCQTAALSELRVFLKKTLGELHMSDIDRHQVTLAVEEVCANLIIHSHKCNALDYIQLKIKRNPGKLIFEITDQGQAFNMLDYEVPDLNKVKGEKRKGGLGIILVKKIMDEIEFESSKGTNTCRLIKWFQS
- the gldK gene encoding gliding motility lipoprotein GldK, translating into MYRKINVRLMPITLGLALVTLLPGCGLFGKKGAASEKLNRRGEVTGVPKRTNWQQNLPYDMVPVKAGTFWMGQADEDIAYTQSALNKQITISEFFMDKYEVSNNKYRQFLEAVKSGTYETGTPTTLKDPPQLNYEELKPDTTVWSTSFAYHYGDPLMEFYFDHPAFDNYPVVGVSWDQAKKYCEWKTYHMRANDESDFDGPAFQLPSEAEWEYAAKGGKDVAKYPWGGPYLKNKRGCLMANFKPGRGNYIDDGFAYTAPVDVFAPNGYGLYNMSGNVAEWVLDAYATTSSTIMWDLNPVYDDPNEPRKVVRGGSWKDIAHYLETSTRTYEYEDVAQAHIGFRTKMTFIGRSGAMDIKSSTRRRR
- the gldL gene encoding gliding motility protein GldL; the encoded protein is MPKIYGIGAAVVILGAMFKILDLPFANWMIGIGLSTEAFIFFLSAFEPQHQDVDWSKVYPELAGDAPAAPKAQRVVTSGGDQITQKLDEMLANAKVGPELIESLGKGMQNLAVSAEKMGNLSDAAVATNEYATNVKSAAKTLVDMNASYSKTAAALTEMSSASQDAKAYHTQVVTVTKNLSALNSVYEMELQDANSHVKTLNKFYANMTAAMEGLTEAGKETQAFKTELSKLNQNVSSLNKIYGGMLSAMKG
- a CDS encoding uroporphyrinogen-III synthase, with amino-acid sequence MSAVTKDRFRPVKSILVSQPAPAGANSPYVQLAEKYNLKIDFRQFIKVEPVVPKEFRKQKIDILKHTAVIFTSRNAIDHFFAICKDFKIEMPADMKYFCISDQTAHYLQKYIVIRKRKLFVGQKTAQDLFDYFKKHKSEKYLFPCSDIRKDDIPEYMEKNGIAFTEAIIYHTLEADLSDLADVKYDILAFFSPSGIKSLKINFPDFEQGNTRIAAFGPTTAQAVRDVDLILDIEAPMPNAPSMTGALELYIKKVNNL
- a CDS encoding DUF721 domain-containing protein, whose amino-acid sequence is MSKDGYFSRKKEVAPLESAFNDLLKAYRLEGKFREKSLVHDWPDLVGKTIADRTTSVFIRDKKLFVKLSSGPVKKELLMNKSKVLVLIDERYGAGVIEDLVCM
- the hemW gene encoding radical SAM family heme chaperone HemW, which translates into the protein MHARKKVFKGLDRIGYICKIIQFTLSGIYIHVPFCRQACHYCDFHFSTNLERMDQMAEMICRELKLRADYLQKTSVETIYFGGGTPSLLQPQLIEKILNQISITYNSDWREVTLEANPDDLDVDKLLSWKSLGIDRLSLGIQSFDEDVLKFYNRAHSSKESKSAIEKARKVGFEKFSLDLIYGYPQPTHELWKRDLSEAIAQNPGHISSYALTVEPKTALGSWTEKGKFQPAEEDFVAEQFEILQELSDKAGYIQYEVSNFGKHGQFALHNTNYWKGVPYLGVGPSAHSFDGKNRGANPSNNSLYLKNLEDGTIPFAVDNLSDEERLNEYILTGLRTLWGIDLGVIHKDFSKDLLASKKSILDQMDREGWLIWKDKNLSLSKSGKLLADSIAAALFF
- a CDS encoding STAS domain-containing protein; translated protein: MLTIETQQENGHDILLLKGEVDASNSVILDEAITKMVSGGSRSILVDGAGLEYISSAGLGVFMSYLEDFQEKEIDLKIYSLSDRVFEVFKILGLDQLIRIYPDKKSALLT